In the Nocardia asteroides genome, CCGCGCACCACCTGGTCGATGCCCTGCGCGGCGTCGTCGAGCACCACCGCGAGGTTGTAGGCGGGGACGCCGTCGCCGCGCAGCAGCACCACGTCGTCCACCGCCCCGCGGTAGCGGCCGTGCAGCTCGTCGACGATCTCGAACTCGGCGACCTCGGCGCGCAGCCGCACCGCGGCCGGTCGCCCCGCGGCCAGGAACTCGGCGCGCTGGTCAGGGGTCAGTGCGCGGCAGGTGCCGGGGTAGGCGCCCTGCGGCGCGTGCGGCGCGGTCACCGCCTGCTGGATCTCCCTGCGGGTGCAGAAGCATTCGTAGGTGCGGCCCACGGCGGTGAGCCGCGCGACGGCGGCGCGGTAGCGCGGCAGCCGCTCCGACTGCCTGATCACCGCGCCGTCCCAGTCGAGGCCGATGGCGCGCAGATCCGCGAGCTGGCGCTCCGCGGCGCCGGGGCGGACCCGGTCCAGGTCCTCCATGCGCAGCAGGAAGCGGCGTCCGGTGGAGCGGGCGAAGAGCCAGGCCAGGATGGCGGTGCGGAGGTTGCCGAGGTGCAGGTCGCCGGAGGGGCTCGGCGCGTAGCGCCCGGCGCCGGGTTCGGGCGCGCTCGCCGCGGGTGCTGCGCCGGATTGGGGTGCTGCGCCGGATTGGGGCGCGCCCGTCGGGAGCGCTGGGCCGGGTGTGCTCATCGGCCGCGCAGTGCCGGGCGCAGGTCGTCCGGGCCGATCGTCGCGCCCGCCGCGAGCAGATCGAGCAGCGCGCGGGCGTACTCGATCAGCCCGGCGCGGTCGACCCCGTGGTCTCCGCCCGGCTCCGGGGCGTACAGCTCGAGCCGCCCGGCGGCGCGGAGCAGCAACGTGCGCGCGCCCTTGGCATTGCCGCGCTGGATGTGGGTCAACCCCACCGCGAGCTGGGCCAGCCCCTGCCAGAGCAGCCCCTCCGCGGAGGGGCCGTTCTTCCAGGCCGCCTCCAGCACCTCGTGCGCGTTGAAGGCGAGGCCGTCGTCGAGCAACTCCTGCGCGTAGCCGAGCGTGCGCTCCGGC is a window encoding:
- a CDS encoding DUF309 domain-containing protein — protein: MHDRERDAEGRARNARPRDSFGRPLPPGSVGVPRIPDDLELPPERTLGYAQELLDDGLAFNAHEVLEAAWKNGPSAEGLLWQGLAQLAVGLTHIQRGNAKGARTLLLRAAGRLELYAPEPGGDHGVDRAGLIEYARALLDLLAAGATIGPDDLRPALRGR
- the gluQRS gene encoding tRNA glutamyl-Q(34) synthetase GluQRS; protein product: MSTPGPALPTGAPQSGAAPQSGAAPAASAPEPGAGRYAPSPSGDLHLGNLRTAILAWLFARSTGRRFLLRMEDLDRVRPGAAERQLADLRAIGLDWDGAVIRQSERLPRYRAAVARLTAVGRTYECFCTRREIQQAVTAPHAPQGAYPGTCRALTPDQRAEFLAAGRPAAVRLRAEVAEFEIVDELHGRYRGAVDDVVLLRGDGVPAYNLAVVLDDAAQGIDQVVRGDDLLSSAPRQAYLATLLGVPVPRYAHVPLVLNAAGQRLAKRDGAVTLADRRALGDSAERVFALLAGSLGLAGRTPAAALARFDPARLPRDPWTLDPNRLSPAKECP